In the genome of Palaemon carinicauda isolate YSFRI2023 chromosome 20, ASM3689809v2, whole genome shotgun sequence, one region contains:
- the LOC137659621 gene encoding A-kinase anchor protein 14-like: MKVLVFLGVIAAALAAPTPDADADKVVVAHHAAVAPWTYGAVAPFAHGAIGHGALQYGALQYAAAAPVAHAFAPAALQYTAAAPVAHAVAPAAVHYAAAAAPVALTHSVAHPVALPPKEVSVPVTTHHVEVPVHQKVHYGTQAYVAGATTSIHKPSLAAPAIAPPSTLLAKAHYNAPEVTLKTQEIPVERHTPNFVDTPYHAGTIVKYTEPQVKEVKVPTPYAQPVAVPHPVAVPAPYAVPQPVAVPHEVHSVAVHQPVAVHQPVAYAHNLVHHAVTVVKDD, encoded by the exons ATGAAGGTTCTT GTTTTTCTCGGCGTGATTGCTGCTGCTTTGGCTGCTCCAACTCCGGATGCAGATGCTGACAAAGTTGTGGTTGCTCACCATGCAGCTGTTGCTCCATGGACATACGGTGCCGTAGCTCCCTTTGCCCATGGGGCCATAGGCCACGGTGCTCTCCAGTACGGTGCCCTCCAGTACGCTGCTGCCGCCCCTGTGGCTCATGCCTTTGCCCCAGCTGCTCTCCAGTACACTGCTGCTGCCCCTGTGGCTCATGCCGTTGCCCCAGCTGCTGTCCactatgctgctgctgctgcccctGTGGCTTTGACCCACTCCGTGGCCCACCCAGTGGCTCTTCCCCCGAAGGAAGTGTCAGTGCCAGTGACAACCCACCACGTTGAGGTCCCCGTCCACCAGAAGGTCCATTACGGTACTCAGGCCTACGTTGCCGGCGCCACCACATCCATCCACAAGCCCTCTTTGGCCGCTCCAGCCATCGCCCCTCCCTCCACCCTCTTGGCCAAGGCCCACTACAACGCCCCCGAGGTCACCCTCAAGACCCAAGAGATCCCCGTCGAACGCCACACCCCCAACTTCGTCGACACCCCCTACCACGCTGGCACCATCGTCAAGTACACCGAACCTCAGGTTAAGGAAGTCAAGGTGCCAACTCCCTATGCCCAGCCAGTAGCTGTGCCCCACCCAGTAGCAGTACCTGCTCCTTATGCCGTACCCCAGCCTGTGGCTGTGCCCCATGAGGTCCACTCCGTTGCCGTCCACCAGCCCGTTGCCGTCCACCAGCCTGTGGCGTACGCCCATAATTTGGTCCACCATGCAGTCACCGTGGTCAAGGATGACTAA